One window of the Rufibacter radiotolerans genome contains the following:
- a CDS encoding HNH endonuclease: protein MYTIITENDVSEWDDRTGTLYHFPNRYLKFLQPETSIIYYKGKLKNKDYRNKRLTDSPHYFAVAKVEEVFPDPANSRNHFCTIKDFTPFGVPILAKVDDEFLESIPSSRESNYWRDGVRPITEEVYQKVLSNTIVVEVDSPGFDSEVSPEGELESYQEGDPKKRYTTIYERNSALRQKAIEVHGTTCQACHFNFKEFYGEIGEGYIHVHHLRPISDAKERIFVNPKTDLCVLCPNCHAIVHRTKHYTLSLEQVKALISSAKLCQKVV from the coding sequence AAATAGGTATCTTAAGTTCTTACAGCCTGAAACATCTATAATCTATTATAAAGGAAAGCTTAAGAACAAAGATTATAGAAACAAGAGACTGACTGATAGCCCCCATTACTTTGCGGTGGCAAAAGTTGAGGAAGTTTTCCCTGATCCTGCAAACAGCAGAAATCACTTTTGCACTATCAAAGATTTCACTCCTTTTGGTGTGCCAATTTTAGCAAAAGTAGATGATGAATTCTTAGAATCTATACCTTCTAGTAGAGAATCAAACTATTGGCGCGATGGGGTAAGACCTATAACAGAGGAGGTTTACCAGAAAGTCCTATCTAATACAATTGTCGTTGAAGTTGATTCTCCAGGCTTTGATAGTGAAGTATCACCAGAGGGAGAGCTAGAATCCTATCAGGAGGGAGACCCAAAAAAGAGGTACACAACAATTTATGAAAGGAATTCTGCTTTGCGTCAAAAGGCCATAGAAGTACATGGCACAACGTGCCAGGCCTGCCATTTTAATTTTAAGGAGTTCTATGGAGAGATAGGTGAAGGGTATATCCATGTTCACCATCTGAGGCCTATATCAGATGCTAAGGAAAGGATTTTTGTTAACCCTAAGACAGATCTTTGCGTGCTTTGCCCAAATTGCCATGCCATTGTGCATAGAACAAAGCATTATACTCTTTCATTAGAACAGGTGAAAGCCCTAATAAGTAGTGCTAAACTCTGCCAAAAGGTAGTTTGA
- a CDS encoding phage/plasmid replication domain-containing protein — protein sequence MYDSVGLRISQEQAGSNLIDCLPYLTDLSETCKADGQVYYTGHLNNCKAYLSDSGLFIKGSLTKFYLGDNLHTLNRSDARRAFEMMADILHLPIQKATLTRIDAGLNIVTDFKPELYYPYLGQSNHYQRLTQPKSISYKNGLRLKQFYNKIAESKSKGVAIPAIYHGKNLLRYEVSYMQRLAKQFKQTHITPATLTEEGFYMGLIDKVVQEYEAIQKIGLINMDLTKIKYPKDLWNQVIALCIKEKGPDAFLHLIDQLKELRSFDKPEYYSRARKDVREYSKALAPDTPDLIKELDRKVARIKQNYR from the coding sequence ATGTATGATTCAGTAGGGCTAAGGATTAGCCAGGAACAGGCAGGCAGTAACCTAATAGACTGCCTGCCCTACCTTACCGACCTATCAGAAACCTGCAAAGCAGATGGGCAGGTTTACTACACCGGCCACCTAAACAACTGCAAAGCCTACCTGTCAGACAGCGGGCTCTTTATCAAGGGCAGCTTAACTAAGTTCTACCTAGGCGACAACTTGCATACCCTGAACAGAAGCGATGCCAGGAGGGCCTTTGAAATGATGGCAGACATCCTACACCTGCCTATCCAAAAAGCTACCTTAACCAGGATAGATGCAGGGCTAAACATAGTTACCGATTTTAAGCCAGAGCTTTACTACCCGTACCTGGGCCAAAGCAACCACTACCAACGCCTTACCCAGCCCAAAAGCATAAGTTACAAAAACGGGCTAAGGCTGAAGCAGTTCTATAACAAGATAGCAGAGAGCAAGAGCAAAGGAGTAGCTATACCTGCTATCTACCATGGAAAGAACCTGCTGAGGTATGAGGTAAGTTATATGCAACGCCTGGCAAAGCAGTTCAAACAAACCCACATCACCCCTGCCACTTTGACGGAAGAAGGTTTCTATATGGGTTTGATAGATAAAGTTGTGCAGGAGTATGAGGCAATCCAAAAAATAGGACTTATAAATATGGACTTAACTAAAATCAAATACCCAAAGGACTTATGGAATCAGGTTATAGCCCTATGTATAAAGGAAAAGGGCCCAGATGCTTTTCTGCACTTGATAGATCAACTCAAAGAGCTTAGGAGCTTTGATAAGCCAGAGTACTACTCTAGGGCAAGAAAGGATGTAAGAGAATATTCCAAAGCCCTGGCGCCTGACACCCCAGACCTGATTAAGGAATTGGACAGGAAAGTAGCTAGGATAAAGCAGAATTATAGGTAA
- a CDS encoding helix-turn-helix domain-containing protein gives MELQNLEARLKNIESLLLTQKTVLNFDEAAAYTGLSKSYLYKLTSAAGIPHFKPQGKHIYFNKLEVDQWLQRNPCKPLDKALIEEQADTYISLNKMGGARC, from the coding sequence ATGGAATTACAAAATTTAGAGGCAAGGCTAAAGAATATTGAATCTTTACTCCTCACCCAAAAGACAGTACTAAACTTTGATGAGGCAGCAGCATACACAGGCTTATCAAAAAGCTATCTGTATAAACTGACCTCAGCAGCGGGCATACCCCATTTTAAGCCCCAGGGGAAACACATCTATTTTAATAAGCTAGAGGTAGACCAATGGCTGCAAAGAAATCCCTGCAAGCCCCTAGATAAGGCCCTTATAGAAGAGCAGGCAGATACTTATATCTCACTTAATAAAATGGGAGGTGCAAGATGCTAA
- a CDS encoding site-specific integrase — protein MKKLANKEPVRLREKKLTNGNLSLYLDYYKEGERQYEFLKLYLIAKPKNPLEKDANQTNLELAQRIKAKRTEEALMGTFDLQAKSLSHTDFIKFYQAYITHYTKKDNRVLSATLSKFKDFLLERYGKEKLACKDLTQNLIIGFKDYLEANQTGEGPLTYFNRFRKVVKYGIRENLFPKNPLPENLKFKSGGMTKGVLSLDEVSKLSKTPCGSDTIKRAFLFACNTGLRFGDIKELKWQDISNTELTLRQSKTQEVNRLRLNHNALKLIGEKGAPKELVFPLPSFNGSAKTIKNWAARAGIEKRITWHSARHSFATNILLLGYDLKTLSQLLGHTSIKHTQKYLSIADERKHQAVNALPDLNY, from the coding sequence GTGAAAAAGCTAGCAAACAAAGAACCTGTGAGGCTTAGGGAGAAAAAGCTCACCAATGGCAATCTAAGTCTTTACCTTGATTATTACAAGGAAGGGGAAAGGCAGTATGAGTTTTTAAAGCTCTATTTAATAGCCAAACCTAAGAACCCCTTAGAAAAAGATGCCAACCAAACCAATTTAGAGCTTGCCCAGCGCATCAAAGCCAAAAGGACAGAAGAGGCCCTAATGGGTACTTTTGACTTGCAGGCAAAGAGCCTGAGCCATACAGATTTTATAAAGTTCTATCAGGCATACATTACCCATTACACCAAAAAAGATAACAGGGTACTGAGTGCCACCCTCAGCAAGTTCAAAGACTTTTTACTAGAAAGGTATGGCAAAGAAAAACTGGCTTGTAAAGACCTTACCCAAAACCTGATCATAGGCTTTAAGGATTATCTAGAGGCAAACCAAACAGGTGAGGGCCCCCTCACCTACTTTAACCGGTTCAGGAAAGTAGTAAAGTATGGCATAAGGGAAAACCTGTTCCCAAAGAACCCCCTGCCTGAAAACCTGAAATTCAAAAGCGGGGGCATGACTAAGGGAGTGCTGAGCCTTGATGAGGTAAGCAAGCTATCAAAGACCCCCTGTGGCAGCGATACCATAAAGCGGGCCTTTCTCTTTGCCTGCAATACCGGCCTAAGGTTTGGAGACATTAAAGAGCTGAAATGGCAGGATATAAGCAACACAGAGCTAACTCTAAGACAGAGCAAGACCCAGGAGGTAAACAGGCTTAGGCTTAACCACAACGCCCTAAAACTGATTGGGGAGAAAGGCGCCCCTAAGGAACTGGTATTCCCTCTGCCCTCTTTCAATGGCTCAGCAAAGACCATCAAAAATTGGGCAGCCCGGGCCGGTATAGAAAAGCGCATTACCTGGCATAGTGCCCGCCATTCCTTTGCTACTAACATCTTGCTGTTAGGCTATGACCTAAAGACCCTTTCCCAGCTCTTAGGGCATACCTCTATTAAGCATACCCAGAAGTACCTCAGCATTGCAGATGAAAGGAAGCACCAGGCAGTAAACGCTTTACCTGATTTAAACTACTAA
- a CDS encoding sterol desaturase family protein, producing MNTQFWLFYIVLAVRYVVIAGLAFLVFYVFWPEKFAGRKIQALFPKQKDYAREVGYSFFTFVVFALYGILLSSDLVRPYTEIYTQISAYGWGYFWVSVFLALVIHDAYFYWTHRLMHHPRLFKAFHLTHHKSVNPSPWASFSFSPLEALVEGGIILVIAVLIPIHPLAILAFLLFMTVYNVYGHLGYEIYPQWLVNSRLGRWLNTSTNHNMHHKFFKGNYGLYFRLWDEWLGTTHVKYEETLQQLVSDREKQIAPEKQLN from the coding sequence ATGAATACGCAGTTCTGGTTATTTTATATAGTGCTGGCCGTCCGCTATGTAGTTATAGCGGGTTTGGCGTTCCTGGTATTTTACGTGTTCTGGCCTGAGAAATTTGCCGGACGTAAAATTCAGGCGCTCTTCCCAAAGCAAAAAGACTATGCCCGAGAGGTAGGCTACTCCTTCTTCACGTTTGTAGTGTTTGCCTTGTACGGTATTCTGCTTTCCTCTGACCTGGTACGGCCCTACACGGAAATCTATACCCAAATCAGTGCGTATGGCTGGGGCTACTTTTGGGTAAGCGTGTTCCTGGCCTTGGTCATTCATGATGCTTACTTCTACTGGACCCATCGGCTTATGCACCACCCCAGGTTATTCAAGGCGTTTCACCTCACGCACCATAAATCGGTGAACCCTTCGCCGTGGGCGTCTTTTTCCTTTAGTCCGCTGGAGGCATTGGTAGAGGGCGGTATTATCCTGGTCATTGCCGTGCTTATCCCCATCCACCCGCTGGCTATTCTGGCCTTCCTGCTTTTCATGACCGTGTACAATGTGTATGGCCACCTGGGGTATGAAATTTACCCGCAGTGGTTAGTGAACAGCAGATTAGGCCGATGGCTGAATACCTCCACTAACCATAACATGCACCACAAGTTTTTCAAGGGGAACTATGGGTTGTACTTCCGGTTGTGGGATGAATGGCTGGGCACCACCCACGTAAAATATGAGGAGACCCTGCAGCAACTGGTAAGCGACCGGGAGAAGCAAATTGCCCCTGAAAAGCAGCTTAACTAA
- a CDS encoding alpha-N-arabinofuranosidase: MKNTILSLLLLLAVTAANAQNTATLTVPAKAEQIISRHIYGHFAEHLGRCIYGGFYVGENNTKIPHTAGVRNDVVDALKKLKIPNLRWPGGCFADTYHWKDGIGPKEQRPSIVNTWWGGVTENNSFGTHDFLNMCELLGTEPYLAGNMGSGAVQELADWVQYTNFAGVGPMSKLRKENGREKPWNVKYWGIGNEAWGCGGNMTAEYYANEYRKYATFVSDWNNSGKLFRIASGANGGDYNWTETLMKIIPKNLIEGVALHHYAVINWDKKGPSVKFSEEQYFATMKSALHMEELVQKHSAIMDKYDPAKKIALVVDEWGGWYEVEPGTNPGFLYQQNTMRDAMIAGSTLNTFNNHSDRVRMANLAQAINVLQSVILTDEEKMLLTPTYHVMEMYNVHQDATYLPFTVQSADYTLGNEKLKAVNGSASRDKNGATHISLVNIDPKNKQQVAITIEGARYKNVLGRIVTSKTLQDHNTFDKPDVIKPVAFKGAKLKGNSLNVELPPFSVVVLEMK, translated from the coding sequence ATGAAGAACACAATCCTGAGCCTCCTCCTTCTTTTGGCCGTGACTGCCGCCAACGCACAAAACACTGCCACCCTTACTGTTCCGGCTAAGGCTGAGCAGATCATCAGCCGCCACATTTACGGGCATTTTGCAGAGCATTTGGGCCGGTGTATTTATGGCGGTTTTTATGTGGGTGAAAACAACACCAAGATTCCGCACACGGCTGGGGTACGGAACGACGTGGTGGACGCCTTGAAGAAGCTGAAGATCCCTAATCTGCGCTGGCCGGGCGGCTGTTTCGCCGATACCTACCACTGGAAAGACGGCATCGGCCCCAAGGAGCAGCGGCCTTCCATTGTCAATACCTGGTGGGGTGGCGTGACGGAGAACAACAGCTTCGGGACGCATGATTTCCTGAACATGTGCGAACTGTTGGGCACCGAGCCTTACCTAGCAGGCAACATGGGCAGCGGGGCCGTGCAGGAACTCGCAGACTGGGTGCAGTACACCAACTTTGCGGGCGTGGGCCCCATGTCTAAACTGCGCAAAGAAAACGGCCGCGAAAAACCCTGGAACGTGAAGTACTGGGGGATTGGTAACGAGGCCTGGGGCTGCGGCGGCAACATGACCGCCGAGTACTACGCCAACGAGTACCGCAAATACGCCACCTTCGTCTCTGACTGGAACAACTCGGGCAAACTGTTCAGGATCGCCTCTGGCGCCAATGGCGGTGACTATAACTGGACTGAGACGCTGATGAAGATCATCCCGAAGAACCTGATTGAAGGCGTGGCGTTGCACCACTACGCGGTGATCAACTGGGACAAGAAAGGCCCTTCGGTGAAATTCTCTGAGGAGCAGTACTTCGCCACCATGAAAAGCGCCCTGCACATGGAAGAGCTGGTTCAGAAACACAGCGCCATCATGGACAAGTATGACCCCGCCAAAAAGATTGCCCTGGTGGTTGACGAGTGGGGCGGCTGGTATGAAGTGGAGCCCGGCACCAACCCAGGGTTTCTGTACCAGCAGAACACTATGCGCGATGCCATGATTGCCGGTTCTACCCTCAACACCTTCAACAACCATTCAGACCGCGTGCGCATGGCCAACCTGGCCCAGGCAATTAACGTGCTGCAGTCCGTGATCCTCACCGATGAGGAAAAGATGCTCTTGACGCCTACCTACCACGTCATGGAGATGTATAACGTGCACCAGGACGCCACCTACCTCCCCTTCACCGTGCAAAGCGCTGACTACACTTTGGGTAATGAGAAACTGAAAGCGGTGAACGGCTCGGCCTCCCGTGACAAGAACGGGGCAACGCATATCTCCCTGGTGAACATTGACCCCAAGAACAAGCAGCAAGTGGCTATTACCATTGAGGGCGCCCGCTACAAAAACGTATTGGGCCGCATAGTGACCTCCAAAACCCTGCAGGACCACAACACCTTTGACAAGCCAGACGTGATTAAGCCGGTGGCTTTCAAAGGCGCCAAACTGAAAGGCAATTCTTTGAACGTAGAGTTGCCGCCTTTCTCAGTGGTGGTGTTGGAAATGAAGTAG
- a CDS encoding glycoside hydrolase family 127 protein has protein sequence MKAKILWFVFLMLAPAWGFSRQGQLQSFPLAQVRLLEGPFKQAQQTDLAYMLSLDMDRLLAPFQKEAGIQPKAQNYGNWENTGLDGHIGGHYLSALALMYAATGNPEVQQRLTYMVDALEACQQKSGDGYLGGTPGGKEMWQDIKAGKIDAGSFSLNKKWVPWYNIHKTYAGLRDAYVFAGNEKARQMLIKLSDWCLDLTANLSDAQIQDMLRSEHGGMNEVFADVAEITGDPKYLVLAKSFSQTSVLNPLLQGKDVLNGMHANTQIPKVIGFQRVAEVSGDKTWTPAAEFFWQTVVKNRTVSIGGNSVSEHFHPANNFSSMLEGKEGPETCNTYNMLKLSKQLYLASASAEYLNYYERAMYNHILSSQHPTQGGFVYFTPMRPRHYRVYSQPQLDFWCCVGSGLENHGKYGELIYAHSAKDLYVNLFLPSVLEWKEKGVTLTQNTKFPFEESSALTFALKKTQKFTLYIRYPEWVEAGQLRVTVNGKAAKVTQAANGYLGLDRKWKSGDVVTVSLPMHTKAEYLPDGSPWVSFVHGPLVLAAVTDTTGLKGLRADGSRMGHVANGPLYSLEEAPLLVSAGKDVAAGIQPVAGKPFTFTASSLLHQEQYKQLELVPFYQIHDARYTIYFPVTSPEGLEARKAALKEKETAKLALEAQTIDQVAPGEQQPESDHGFAGEQTETGVFKDRHWRHARGWFSYTLKNKGPGPRRLRLMYYGKDKDRHFTISVNGQVLATEKLAGTGGDKFMEVDYEIPAAVLEKAKGGELKLEFKALPNSTTAGIYYVRLLR, from the coding sequence ATGAAGGCGAAGATTTTGTGGTTTGTTTTTTTGATGCTAGCCCCTGCCTGGGGTTTTTCCCGGCAGGGCCAACTACAGAGTTTTCCGCTGGCGCAGGTGCGGTTGCTGGAGGGGCCTTTCAAGCAGGCGCAGCAAACAGATCTGGCCTATATGCTGTCGTTGGACATGGACCGTTTATTGGCCCCTTTTCAGAAAGAAGCCGGAATCCAGCCCAAGGCCCAGAACTACGGCAACTGGGAAAACACCGGCCTGGACGGGCACATTGGAGGACACTACCTCTCGGCGCTGGCTTTGATGTACGCGGCCACCGGCAACCCCGAGGTGCAGCAGCGGCTCACCTACATGGTCGATGCCCTGGAGGCCTGCCAGCAGAAAAGCGGCGACGGCTACCTGGGCGGCACTCCGGGCGGCAAGGAGATGTGGCAAGATATAAAGGCGGGTAAGATAGACGCGGGCAGCTTCTCGCTGAACAAGAAATGGGTGCCCTGGTACAACATCCACAAAACGTATGCGGGCTTACGCGATGCCTACGTTTTTGCGGGCAACGAGAAAGCCAGGCAGATGCTCATCAAACTCTCTGATTGGTGCCTGGACCTGACCGCTAATCTTTCAGATGCCCAAATCCAGGACATGCTGCGGAGCGAGCACGGCGGTATGAACGAAGTGTTTGCGGATGTGGCCGAGATCACCGGTGACCCAAAATACCTGGTCCTGGCCAAAAGCTTTTCCCAGACTTCGGTCCTGAATCCTTTATTGCAGGGCAAAGACGTCTTGAATGGCATGCACGCCAATACCCAGATCCCAAAGGTGATCGGCTTCCAGCGGGTGGCCGAGGTGAGCGGGGATAAAACCTGGACTCCCGCCGCCGAATTCTTCTGGCAGACGGTGGTGAAAAACCGCACGGTCTCTATTGGGGGCAACAGCGTGAGTGAGCATTTCCATCCGGCCAACAACTTTTCTTCTATGCTGGAAGGGAAGGAGGGCCCCGAGACCTGCAACACCTACAACATGCTCAAGCTCAGCAAGCAACTGTATCTAGCCAGCGCTTCGGCGGAGTATCTTAATTACTATGAGCGGGCCATGTACAACCACATCCTGTCCTCGCAGCACCCCACCCAGGGCGGTTTCGTGTACTTTACGCCCATGCGGCCCAGGCACTACCGCGTGTATTCCCAGCCGCAGCTGGATTTCTGGTGCTGCGTGGGTTCCGGCCTAGAAAACCACGGCAAGTACGGCGAACTGATCTATGCCCATTCCGCCAAAGACCTGTACGTGAATCTGTTTCTGCCTTCTGTTTTAGAGTGGAAGGAGAAAGGTGTAACGCTTACCCAAAACACCAAATTCCCTTTTGAGGAATCCTCTGCCCTCACCTTTGCTCTTAAAAAAACGCAGAAGTTTACCCTGTACATCAGGTACCCCGAGTGGGTGGAAGCCGGGCAGCTGCGAGTAACCGTAAATGGCAAAGCGGCTAAGGTTACCCAAGCTGCCAACGGCTACTTGGGCCTGGACCGGAAGTGGAAATCAGGCGATGTGGTCACGGTGTCTCTGCCCATGCACACCAAAGCCGAGTACCTGCCGGATGGCTCGCCCTGGGTTTCTTTTGTACACGGTCCGTTGGTGCTGGCGGCCGTTACCGATACCACTGGGTTAAAGGGCCTGAGAGCCGACGGGAGCCGCATGGGCCACGTGGCCAACGGGCCCTTGTATTCACTGGAAGAAGCGCCTTTGCTGGTATCTGCCGGGAAAGACGTGGCGGCCGGTATTCAGCCCGTGGCGGGCAAGCCCTTTACCTTTACAGCTTCCTCGCTTCTGCACCAGGAACAATACAAGCAACTGGAACTGGTGCCTTTTTACCAGATCCATGACGCCCGCTACACCATTTATTTCCCGGTTACTTCGCCCGAAGGGCTAGAGGCCAGAAAAGCCGCCCTCAAAGAAAAGGAAACAGCCAAACTGGCGCTGGAGGCCCAAACCATTGACCAGGTAGCCCCCGGCGAGCAGCAACCAGAATCTGACCACGGCTTTGCTGGCGAACAGACCGAGACCGGCGTTTTCAAAGACCGCCACTGGCGCCATGCCCGCGGCTGGTTCAGCTATACGCTCAAGAACAAAGGGCCGGGTCCGCGCCGGCTGCGTCTGATGTATTACGGCAAAGACAAAGACCGCCACTTCACCATCTCCGTGAATGGGCAGGTGCTGGCCACTGAAAAACTGGCCGGTACAGGAGGCGATAAATTTATGGAAGTGGATTATGAAATTCCGGCCGCGGTGCTGGAGAAGGCCAAAGGCGGAGAACTGAAGCTGGAGTTTAAAGCCTTGCCCAACTCAACAACAGCAGGCATTTATTACGTGCGACTGCTGCGGTAA
- a CDS encoding glycoside hydrolase family 97 protein has translation MKSAAIEKEYPLASPDKSLEVRFRLTPDQRAVYTVSRNGTVVLQDSKLGVLMEDADLTKGLALESVSKEEKVTDSYEILTAKRRKNTYRANKRTFRLKTAQGQQMDVIFQVSNDGVAFQYYFPGQTSEKKKITQEVTSFKFPQGAKAWLQPMSDAKTGWERTNPSYEEHYQKGIAVGTPSPFKAGWVFPALFETGESWVLITESGPDGDYCGSRLAQNSPDGEYSVAFPQEQEKFPGGVLNPESTLPWYSPWRIVAVGSLKTIAESTLGTDLAKPAIKMDQGFIKPGKASWSWALLKDDSTVYDVQKRFIDYAARMKWHYTLIDAEWDRKIGYAKIKELADYAKTKNVGLLLWYNSAGSWNGTPFTPKDKMLTRQSRQQEFGRLREMGIKGVKIDFFGGDGQSVMQYYTDILKDAAEYGLLVNFHGCTLPRGWQRTYPNLMTMESIKGFEFITFDQRNADEEPTHATVIPFTRNVFDPMDFTPVNLDKIPRITRRTTKGFELALSVLFTSGIQHYVEIPAGMAKAPAYVQEYMKNVPSVWEDSRFIDGYPGKLVVMARQAEGKWYVAGINGENTAKTLDLDLAFLKGKKGSLITDGNEASGWQQQTVEVSLTGKTAVEIKPNGGFVLVF, from the coding sequence GTGAAAAGTGCCGCAATAGAAAAAGAGTATCCGCTGGCCAGCCCAGATAAAAGCCTGGAAGTTAGGTTCCGGCTTACCCCAGACCAACGGGCCGTGTATACAGTGTCCCGAAACGGGACCGTGGTACTGCAGGACTCAAAGTTGGGTGTGTTGATGGAAGACGCCGATCTTACCAAGGGCTTGGCGCTGGAGTCTGTTTCTAAAGAAGAGAAAGTAACGGACAGCTATGAGATCTTAACGGCCAAGCGCAGGAAGAACACCTACCGCGCCAACAAGCGCACCTTTCGGTTAAAGACCGCGCAGGGGCAACAGATGGACGTGATTTTCCAGGTTTCCAATGACGGGGTGGCGTTTCAGTATTACTTCCCGGGGCAGACCTCTGAGAAAAAGAAGATCACCCAGGAAGTGACGTCCTTTAAATTCCCGCAGGGGGCCAAAGCTTGGCTGCAGCCCATGTCAGATGCCAAAACCGGCTGGGAGCGCACAAATCCTTCGTATGAGGAACATTACCAGAAAGGCATCGCTGTAGGCACGCCCTCGCCCTTCAAGGCCGGCTGGGTTTTCCCTGCTTTGTTTGAAACCGGCGAGAGTTGGGTGCTGATCACAGAATCTGGCCCGGACGGCGATTACTGTGGTTCAAGGCTGGCGCAGAATTCCCCGGACGGGGAGTACAGCGTGGCGTTTCCGCAGGAGCAGGAGAAATTCCCGGGCGGCGTCCTGAACCCCGAGTCTACCTTGCCCTGGTACTCGCCGTGGCGCATAGTGGCCGTGGGCTCCCTGAAAACCATTGCTGAATCTACCCTGGGTACCGATCTGGCCAAGCCCGCTATCAAAATGGACCAAGGCTTTATCAAACCGGGTAAGGCCTCCTGGAGCTGGGCGCTGCTCAAAGATGACTCCACGGTCTATGACGTACAGAAACGGTTCATTGACTACGCCGCCCGCATGAAATGGCACTACACGCTCATTGACGCCGAATGGGACCGGAAGATAGGCTATGCCAAAATCAAGGAACTGGCGGACTATGCCAAGACCAAAAATGTGGGGCTGTTGCTGTGGTACAACTCGGCGGGCTCCTGGAACGGCACGCCTTTCACACCCAAAGACAAAATGCTCACCCGCCAGAGCCGCCAACAGGAGTTCGGGCGCCTGCGCGAGATGGGCATCAAAGGCGTGAAGATTGATTTCTTCGGCGGCGATGGCCAGAGCGTGATGCAGTACTACACCGATATTCTCAAAGACGCAGCGGAGTACGGCTTGCTGGTGAATTTCCATGGCTGCACCCTGCCCCGCGGCTGGCAGCGCACCTACCCCAATCTTATGACCATGGAATCTATCAAAGGCTTTGAGTTCATCACCTTTGACCAGCGAAACGCCGATGAGGAACCCACCCACGCCACCGTGATTCCGTTTACCCGCAACGTGTTTGACCCCATGGATTTCACGCCCGTGAACCTGGACAAGATTCCCAGAATCACCCGAAGAACCACCAAGGGTTTCGAGCTGGCGCTGTCGGTGCTGTTTACGTCAGGTATCCAGCATTACGTTGAAATCCCCGCGGGTATGGCCAAGGCCCCGGCCTACGTGCAGGAGTATATGAAAAACGTGCCCAGCGTGTGGGAGGACTCCAGGTTCATTGATGGTTATCCCGGCAAACTGGTGGTGATGGCCCGACAAGCCGAAGGCAAATGGTATGTGGCCGGGATCAACGGGGAGAATACCGCCAAAACGCTGGACCTGGACCTTGCCTTCCTGAAAGGGAAGAAAGGCTCTCTGATTACCGACGGCAACGAAGCAAGTGGCTGGCAACAGCAAACAGTAGAGGTAAGCCTCACCGGCAAGACAGCGGTGGAAATAAAGCCTAACGGCGGATTTGTGCTGGTGTTTTAG
- a CDS encoding arabinan endo-1,5-alpha-L-arabinosidase gives MRIRITSFFLLLLALTGCAQTKTSPSGAPTNTNTPASAGQGTTPSAETQPASSLTVHDPVMAKQGNTYYLFSTGRGISVWSSTDMQNWKMEQPVFATAPAWAVKAVPGFKDNHIWAPDISYYNGQYYLYYSISAFGKNTSAIGLATNVTLDPTDPKFKWVDHGKIIESVPGQTNWNAIDPNVVVDEKGTPWMSFGSFWGGLKLVRLSKDRLSVAEDITTFPTIASRRKGLTVSANPAPLPGNPAGAGGNAIEAPFIFKKNGYYYLFASIDYCCKGAKSDYKMMVGRAKNVQGPYLDKNGVALDAGGGTILLEGNAAWNGVGHNAVYTFGKTDYLIFHGYDATQNGRPKLRVEKLTWDKEKWPVVALAQ, from the coding sequence ATGAGGATTAGAATTACCTCCTTTTTCTTACTCCTGCTGGCCCTGACGGGTTGCGCCCAAACCAAGACTTCTCCCTCAGGTGCGCCAACCAACACCAATACTCCAGCTTCTGCGGGACAAGGGACTACGCCGTCCGCTGAGACCCAGCCGGCCAGCAGTCTCACCGTGCATGACCCGGTCATGGCCAAGCAAGGCAACACCTATTACCTGTTCAGCACGGGTCGCGGCATTTCAGTGTGGTCTTCTACGGATATGCAGAACTGGAAGATGGAGCAACCCGTGTTCGCCACGGCCCCGGCGTGGGCGGTAAAAGCGGTGCCCGGTTTCAAGGACAACCACATCTGGGCCCCGGACATCAGCTATTACAACGGGCAATACTACCTGTATTACTCCATCTCGGCCTTCGGGAAAAATACCTCGGCCATAGGCCTGGCTACCAACGTGACCCTGGACCCTACAGACCCGAAGTTTAAATGGGTAGATCACGGCAAGATCATTGAATCGGTGCCGGGGCAGACCAACTGGAACGCCATTGACCCCAACGTGGTAGTGGACGAGAAAGGCACGCCATGGATGAGCTTCGGGTCGTTCTGGGGAGGCCTGAAGCTGGTGCGGCTAAGCAAAGACCGGCTGTCCGTGGCCGAGGATATTACCACTTTTCCTACCATCGCCAGCCGGCGGAAAGGGTTGACCGTAAGTGCCAACCCGGCGCCATTGCCAGGCAATCCCGCGGGTGCGGGCGGCAATGCCATTGAAGCCCCGTTTATCTTTAAGAAGAACGGCTACTATTACCTGTTCGCCTCTATTGACTACTGCTGCAAGGGCGCCAAAAGCGACTACAAAATGATGGTGGGCCGGGCCAAAAACGTGCAGGGCCCTTACCTTGATAAGAACGGCGTGGCCCTGGACGCCGGCGGCGGCACCATCCTGCTGGAAGGCAACGCGGCCTGGAATGGGGTAGGGCACAACGCCGTCTATACCTTCGGCAAAACAGACTACCTTATTTTCCATGGCTATGACGCTACCCAGAACGGACGGCCCAAACTACGAGTAGAGAAACTGACCTGGGATAAGGAGAAATGGCCGGTGGTGGCATTGGCGCAGTAA